The sequence GACCCGGTAAAATGTACCGCCAACGGCACGGTAGAATTTGCCGGCCCGGCCGGTGGTTATGGCAACTGTGTGCGTATTAAACATATCAATAATTTGGTAACCGTATACGGGCACCTATCGCGCATATCAGTACGTACAGGTCAAAAAGTAAGTGTAGGCGATGTGATCGGCAAAGTAGGTTCAACCGGCCGCTCAACCGGTGCGCACCTGCACTACGAGGTACGCCGCAACGGCAAGGCGGTTAACCCGAAGGAGTATCTGAGTTTGAATTGAGTTAGTAGCAGTAAATAGTGGCAGTAGCAGTTTTTAATTGTGTACTGCTGCTATTTACTGCTACTGCCACTTTTACACCGCATCCATTTTATTCATATAAACTTAATATTGTATTTTGTAGGGTATTGCTTATCTTGCAACTCCTATTCACAATTTCAATGAGCGCTAAACCATCGGATGTAAGTACGGTAATTATTGTAAATAAAAACCAGCAGGGCACAAAAACACTGCAAATAAAAACCAAACACATCAGCCGTTTCAGGCAATATGTACTGGGGGTATTGGGGGTAATCGTATGTCTTTCGGGCACTATTGTTTACCTGCATAAGCAAAATGCTAAGCAGGAATTGGAAAAACAGCAACTAATGGCCCAGATCGTCAGTTTAAAAGGCCAGATCCCTGTTGCCAAAGCCGATGATGATAAAACCAGCGCCCAATCATACATACAGGCTATCGAGGATAAGCTTCAAAAAATTAACGGCTACCTGCGCAAGCGCGGCGTGCCGGGCTTTACTAATAAAAGCGTGGGCGGCAGCGGCAATAAAGACGCCGTTAAACTTACCGATAAGGAAAAGTACTCAATGTACGATGAATACCTGTCCCGCCTGGCCAAAACCGTAGCCTATACACCGCTGGGTTATCCGCGCGTAAGTTCGTTCACCTCGTTTTTTGGTTATCGTAATGATCCATTCGAGAACGGTAGCGCCGAGTTTCACCCCGGTATTGATTTTAAAGGACAAAAAGGCGATGCCGTAAAATGCACCGCTAATGGCACGGTTGTATATGCAGGCTGGTTTGGTGGCTACGGTAACTGCGTGCGGATACAGCATATCAACAGTTTGGAAACCCTGTATGGCCACCTGTCGCGTATTGATGTTAAGGTGGGGCAAAAGGTAGAGATGGGCGATGTGGTTGGCCGTGTGGGCTCAACCGGGCATTCAACAGGTACCCACTTACATTACGAGGTACGTAAAAACGGGGTGCCTATCAATCCTGTAAAATATTTAAGCATCAATAACTAATTATTCCGATACTTTCGTTTTCTGTATGGCCATTTTTAAAAAGACCGCGAAAATAGATTTAGATCAGCAAACCATCAGCAGCTTGCTTAGCGAGGGCTGCGTTATTGAGGGCAACCTGAAAGCCCCGTCGTTTGTGCGTATTGACGGCCAGGTTATTGGCGATGTAACTATTGAACAGGGCCTGATACTGGGCGAAAAAGGCCATATTAAAGGCCATGTAAGCGCTCGCCAAATGGTGGTGCACGGCTTAATTGAGGGCAACATCACCGCCGAAATATTAGAGATGCGCGGCACCGGGAAAATTACCGGCAATATT comes from Mucilaginibacter mali and encodes:
- a CDS encoding peptidoglycan DD-metalloendopeptidase family protein; protein product: MSAKPSDVSTVIIVNKNQQGTKTLQIKTKHISRFRQYVLGVLGVIVCLSGTIVYLHKQNAKQELEKQQLMAQIVSLKGQIPVAKADDDKTSAQSYIQAIEDKLQKINGYLRKRGVPGFTNKSVGGSGNKDAVKLTDKEKYSMYDEYLSRLAKTVAYTPLGYPRVSSFTSFFGYRNDPFENGSAEFHPGIDFKGQKGDAVKCTANGTVVYAGWFGGYGNCVRIQHINSLETLYGHLSRIDVKVGQKVEMGDVVGRVGSTGHSTGTHLHYEVRKNGVPINPVKYLSINN
- a CDS encoding bactofilin family protein, producing the protein MAIFKKTAKIDLDQQTISSLLSEGCVIEGNLKAPSFVRIDGQVIGDVTIEQGLILGEKGHIKGHVSARQMVVHGLIEGNITAEILEMRGTGKITGNIKTTSIQVDAGAVYNGNLSMA